TCGCACGTTTCGGGCTGTAATGGCGCGCGAGACTGACCTTTTTCGTCACTGCCACGTCACAAACCAGGCAAAGTGTTTCGCTTTTTAtgtcaacaaataaataatcgTTTCATTTCTCCGGAAAAGCGCGCCATTCTGCGTCCACCTCGCGTTTCCTGGCACATGACGCATATCACGTGTCAATCTATATCCAATGTTATCGCGCGATGTCACGTAACCTCAGGTGATGTGTTCACTGACCCTGAACCTGCCTCGGACACCCACAGCCATCAGCGTAATCTCAGAAAAGTAATCGCTGTcgacattttttccccctgagttatatatttatacatatgattgtatttcatttgttatttacgacatctgttgctcgtctgtccgtcctggatgagggatccctcattATCCTCTACCgttcttcctgaggtttcttccttttttttccgtTACAGggtttctttttcaggagtttttccttgggtgatgtgagggtctaagggcagagggatgtcgtacactgtaaatccctctgaggcaaaccatgttttgtgataatgggctctataaataaaactgacttgacttgacttaatatttattttaagaattgCGTGGCGGCCGGATTAAATGGTCTTGTGTGCCGCTCACGGCCCAGAGGCCGGAGGTTTCCCACTCCAGCAATATAATCAcattaaataaatcactttGCCACTTTTAAACCAACTTTGcctcataacaatgtgggtaaataaaaatgaactgtggtaaacttccatCTAACGTTTGCTTAGATATCTCTCAACCCCCTCATTGGGAAACTTTGCTGGATGACGGGAAGTGATTCTAAAAATGTAATCCGGCGAAGTTTTACTGTCTCTCCTGGGCTGTTTTTCAAACTACAAGTTGTACCTCcgcatttttgtattgcccaCCATTCCTCCActgacacaaagagtatagaagcgGGTCAAGAGGTCGATccgcccctctctctgtctcgcaaactcagaccaaaataaaatcaaacggtaaaactaggcagcgctaattgaatataaaccaagacaatgttactgcattgcctgtttctcacccaaaatgttttcagagacatattttagtgccctgtttgtGAACAGAGAGCGGACGCCTTAtggcttcctgcacagtgaaaagagaggctaaaaaaaagagctcaaacagcaaaactaaacagtgctgatcaaatataaaccaagattctgttactgattTGCCAATTTctcgcctaaaatgttttcagaaacatgtttaattaCTGTAATATAAGATTGTTTGTCACCAGCCTCCAGACGAGGTCGCATCGAGTCACCCACCAGCgagagcgtttattggtctggtacagcacagtgcattctggtagttgtaggttttctacctcttgagcaaaagcaaatgccacagtaGTTCTTCTCTTTTCAAAAGCacttgtgtctttctactgcatagacggCATATAGTTAGTATAGAGTCCTCTTTATATTGGtcaaatacttctttaaggGTTACAGGAAGGAGCCGTGACTGTAAACAGTAAGTAGTTTGACACTTACAAGGTGCAGATTAAAGTAATTACACATATTCAGGTCTTTAAGGTCTCCACTCATACCAAGACTACCACTGTTTGAatatttgtctcattttcttttccaattAAATCGTTCCCAAAAAccaattaaattcaattaatcattttatttttctaatccTACGTAAACTTTTAAGTGCTTAACACTGACgtaaaaccaaaaatgttaaagtgtcCCAAACATAAAGAGAGTTTTCATAAAATGAATGACTTCATGACAGAATGTAAATGAAGGTGGTTGAATCACAAATGTTTGTGCCACAAATTTATACATTACTAAACTAACTCAGTGCATAGTcgttgtttatttctttttcattagaCAAAATTATATGacatgtttctgttgtgttattcagaaaacagttttttttgataatttagcCAAACTCTTTGCCCCAGAGACTCACAAACCAAAGTGTAACCTTAGAcgtgtttattttgaaacattttgtaaaaacagaacagatCCATTTACAGACAACccacatttttcaaatacaaacacaaacaaaacaattttctacagaaaatataaaaatgatcccTGTCAGACAGATTTAGAAGCATCACAGTGACACTTCTGGGAAAATCCTGGTTTTAATTTGTCGTTATATGACTGCTGAGAAAATGTCCTTTGTTTTAATCCCAAAATCTtgggtgtttcttttttttccttcagataATTATTACCAAAAGCCCCAGAGTTATTGCacgactcaaaaaaaaaaaaagaataaaaacgcCTGTCTCTCTGATGTTCTTTGTGTGTCACAGtaaattaaaatggaaacaagAGTCTGTTTGGTGTCAACAGAAAAGAATGTCAAATGCAGATgtagaagtatttttttaatactttgctTGAACTGCTGCCTCTCTGCGGCTCCATCCTTTCAGAggaaatgtttggaaaaatcTACTGTTGCTCTGTTTTCAACCAATGGTGGCCACAAGGAACGGTGTGGTAAATATAACTGGTTTTAACTGTACGAGATACACGATTTTGTTCTACTGTTTCATGCCCCAAAAGAGTATTGTCTGTAGGACTAATGCAGAACAGATGCAGGATAAATTCTTGAAGAGtgacttctgtttttttgttgttgttgttttgctcccactgtatacataaatattacagaaaatatgCTACATGAACACATACAGAGAGACCTCGACAGTGGCTACAActgttgatttttcattttctcagcacaaacaaaaccacaaattttcattttgattttcagcTAAATAACACTGGTGTGGGAGGGAGAGAATCTGGTTTGCTGGTGTCGCTGGTAGACCAAAGTGTAACATGTAAACCCATAAAAAACCCATGGAGATCTACAAGAGATCTTTACAATTATAGACATTTAAATCATCTTTAAGGAATAGTTCATAATATGGAAAACACACTTTCATGCTGATAGTGTGAACATCAAAATTATTGTCATGTCTTTGGGATAAATTAGGAGCTGGATTATCTTAATTTAGCACAACAGGCATGGGGTCACAGCTAGCCTGGATTAGCCCAAATGTCTAATTAATACCTTAAATTTAATTAGTAGGTTTTAATCAacagtttgtggttttaaagAAAGTTATATGGTGTAACTATTTcatggcaaaaaacaacaaacccaCAAATGATTGTTTTCTGTTCGttcgtttacatgatgttaaaataaagtcGAATTATTATATCCGTcccacaaaaatatttttaaaaaatgcacgtTAATAGATCAACTGAAACCGTACTAAgttgaatttctcaaagttggactaacacaccaagataatgcagttgggggtcatttaacctttatttatatgCCTGAACTGGATCTGAACCGGCCCGGGTGATCTGCGCGTGCTCCAAAATCCCTGTACTTTGACTCAGAAGTCAAGAAGCATGAATTTAGAAAAGAAAGttgggaaaaataaaagaagaagaatgaaagaaaacaaaacgaGACGAAGGTGCCAAATGAAGTGTAGCGTGCGTACAAGACGTAAAGTTAACTACATGCAAACCATTTGCCTCTTgataacttgtttggtatgtgatgtaatagTTCAAATAGAAGAAAGTCCAGGAGGTGAAAGGGCGCATAAAATCAATTCAAGAGCAGTCGTCGGATTTAAGGGCCTAACTGAGCTTTAACTGTAGCTCCACTGAACGGTGCGTGTAAACGTACTGAGTAACAATGGATATGTACAGCCTGTCTTCGATTCCAACTCTccctttaaacaaacaagaagaaacATGTTAATTAGTATCAATTAAAGGTGctacacagcagactttttaattttgaagagggtaggctagctgtttccctccatttcctgtctttatgctaagctaagctaatcgcCTCCAGACTCCAGCTCCTGtattaatcttctcatctaagtctcagaaagaaagcaaataatttCCCCACAtatcaaactattcctttaagaaaaGACATTGATAAAACAGAAtctataaaacaacaaaaaaaaaagcacagtcctttctgtacaaaaacacatttaaaattataaacattTGACTTTCAATAAGTAGTGTTCCTTCTATACAGCTAAGACATTAAACCCAGTGCAAAAAGAACATTTCATAGTCTCAATTTCTCCTTCACAAACTGCCAAAAGGCACAGCAtctatatatacagtaaaagGCTACATCAAAACAAGGTTTCCAAAGATCACAAGGCTTACCATTATCCTTAAATGAGTCGGTGACATTAAGGACGGGGCAATTTGTAATTATAGTGGTCAAACTCTGACGTATGACAGGATGAATGTTAAAGTATAAAGTGAAACTGTTTTCATGATCTACCGCACAAGACTTATTCGAATGGCACTTCATTTGTAGAGCCTAATTTTCTGAAATATGAGGAACTAAATTACACTTTTTAActtataaaaaaagacattttgtttaAACAAGTGATATGTTTGTTATACCAGAGAGGCTTACTGGTTGAAAAGAATGATCTTTGATTCATCAACATATCTGCCAGGAAGCAAAGCAACTTGAGACTTGCAGATTTTGGCACAGAGTTTGACGTGAGGCCCTGTCATGGACTGAGAGGGAACGGCATGTATCGAAAACCCCCCGACCCGGCTTGTAAAACATCCGGATAGTTTGTGGGAGACATCCGTGGTCTGCTCTGGCTTTCCGACAGCACTGAGAAGCATGTGGAGGCTGAATGAAGTCTCTCCATCTAGTCTTTTTCTCACTGTCCATCTCCCGAGTGTCTCCTTCATTGTCCTTCATGTTCCCCATTTCACAAACGAGATAAATTAACCTGAACTTTGTGTGGTTCAGTGGAGATGAATATTTGTCTGGTCCTGAGATGAAACGTCAAAAATGATATGAGATGACCTTTGAATTTGTCATAGTTGTGGATTTTTCTGATAACCAGAGTACAGTGCAATTCAATTTTGCATAATCCTACAGTCTGTCACCACAGAGGCGAAGagtgcagagaaagaaaacccCAGGAACGAGTATTTGCAGGTACTTCAACTACGACAAGCACTTGCCGAATCCGTCAGACTGTGTAGCCACCAGAACAACTTCAGGTCAAAAATGTAACCAGCTATTGATAAGATTCCTGGGCCATTAACACACAGACCTAGCACCCTTTATcagtataaaaacacaatgctaTTCTATCATGCTCTCCAGCTGCCTTCTCTTTACATACCCAGcacattttttctctattttctttgcccaaactcaaaatattacaaacttTAATCTGGACGGCACCACTGTATGTCAGGACGCATTTATCTGTGCTATTCATTTGGACCAGCATATGATATCTTGATAAAGAGCATCAAGCTTGGAGTGATGCAATAGAAATGGTCCATTGTTTTCTCCTTAAAGGAAACTTTCCTCtgcaaaatgaacatttgtttaTCAGCATGTTAtaccttgaatttgtaaagaaagcTTTTATCACATGCCCCAACAGTGAGCAGAGAATcccaaaacaaatttcatgaaCTAAAATCACTGTGGTCCGCAtttacaaacagcaaaactatatcaaaacagccgtttacaaactcacagcctttgcagtataatccaagtctcagtTATGCATTCATATGCATAGTATTTACCCCAAATGCCTTTTTGTTAAATCCTATATGatttaaaatgcatcagtgCAAACAAAAGCAAGCTTACAGTGCACCACTCGTAGGTAGATGTCGTtaaacattttagcaaaaatgcaccTGTTAGAtaaaatgagacttggattacagTGAAGGAGTTatgtgagagtttttaaacaaatgttttgatgttattttgctGTGGTTAGATGTGTGACCAAATGACTTCAATTCAACTCCTGTggagcaaaaaaacaagtttctcTCATGATTTCAAGGTAAAATGTGGGTAGTAATTGGTAGTACTTGATATACAAAACGTTTAAGGTagaaagtattcctttaagcttGCAAACACCTTTAGCTAATTTAATCATCTATGGCAAAATGACTGACAGTGGCTGATTTTGCAGTTGCTCAGCAAAAAGCCAAAACCTTTTGCTAGAGATCAAAGGTGCAAAGGCGCCTTGAACTGAAGTCTACGAACCCATGCAAGCAAGCTGACATACCTGTCTCTTCCCAAGTCTTAACTAAACACACTGTGGCTATCAAAGAAAGCTATTTAGCTGAGCAGCTAACTGTACAAGATCATGTTCAGAAAttaattgttaatataaaactAAGCCATTAgcatttgtaattttacttaatTTGACAAAAGTGCTTACTTTGCCAGTTTTTTCCAGTTagcacattttttcaaaaactgagTTTTGGCTCCATCCCACTTTGCCtccagtaaaagtaaaaaacactcatccacatctttgtttttagtgtttcgATTTAAGATTTGGAATCTGTGAGATACATTAAAAATGGCAATGTGAGCCAAAACCAGTCTTCCCAACATACTTCCTCCACAACATGTACAAATGGTTCAGATGAACCAAATCAAACTGTGCAGTATGTATGGAGGTACAGAAGAGAGATGAGATCATGGAGTATTTATCCAGTGATACAGGCACTGTAATAGACAGCACTGCTGGCATCAGAGAGAGCCGATATGAGAGGGCTGCTCCCTTCATCACACCCACCAGCACCACTCAAAATGCTACTGACATCCCTGTTAAGAATACTGCCATTCATGCCGCTACCTACACTACTGCTACTGCGCCCGCTCAGGACTTTGGAGCCTCCCCCGCAGCTTCCACCACGTCCGTAGGCCTCCTCTCGAGTCCTCCCGACATTGACATACTGGTCAAATTCATGCCTGTCCACTTCGGACCAAAACTCAGCAGAAGACGACCCCAGATGGCAGGAGGACTCGGGATTGGAAGGGTCTAAGTGCAAAGGTGGAGGGAAGGTTGATGtggggatggaggaggaggagcaggaagaaggAGAACTCTCAGGAGGAGGTGAAAGCTGCCCCAGGTGAGACGGCATGTAATACGCAGCATTTGGAGCGCTGTTGGCGTACATTTGGCCAAAGTAGCCGGAGGGTTGATGTGGCGTTTGGTGGGATTTTATTGGCTCAGGGAGGCTGATGGAGGGCTGGGGGTAGGAAACAGGGGAGGAGGAGTCGGACAGAGGTGGTGGGCACTTTACGGGACTCCTCAAGGCGATGTGGTGACCGGAGGTGTGATTCAACCTGGAGCTCATGCTCGAGGTCATGTTTGATTCAACTCTGGAACTTCGGCCTGGACTCAAACTGGAATTCAAAGTCATTCCTGAACTGTGTGTCACTGCACCGTTTAAGGAGTTGTGGTGACTGTGGTTGTTGTAATTGTGGCTGTAATGCTGGTTATgatggtggaggtggtggtagCCGCTCCAACCTCCCATCCCGGCCTCCTCTTGCACATGTTgggggaaaaacacagattccCCGGCTCCATCTTCCAAAACATCCAGAGGGGACATCTCTGGAGTGGGCAGGCCGTAGCTCTCCAGCTCAGAGTGTCCCGGGGCCCCGAGGTCCCTGAAGTGCCCGAGAGGGTGCAGCAGGTGGTGGGAGTGATGGTGATGCGGAGGGTGGCCGCTGAGTTGTCCGTAAGCAGAACTTCCTCCAGTGACGCTTTCTGCACCAGGTCCTAACCCGAGGCCTGGAGCCCCGCCCTGGGCCAAGCTGTGAAGCAGGAGCCCCGGTTCGACCCGCTTTagttttttggtggttttcttGCGGCGAGGCCTGTACTTGTAGTTTGGGTGATCCTGGAGGTGCTGCACACGGAGACGCTCTGCTTCCTCCACAAATGGTCGCTTGTCTGTGGCACTCAGGGCCTTCCAGGACTGACCTGaaggaaaaagacaacatttaagaaaaaaaaattattttcatcatcttgGCTCTGTGAGTAGAGATAGATAGATTCACTTTACTGAGCCAAATTGGCAAATTCTTGATTGGTAAGGTagataataaaatgatatatattacTGACAATCATCACATAAATTAAGACATCAACATAATCTTCATCAGACACTGGATTGTAGCGCTTGtaactaatgattattattttttgatcaaTCTGATAATTATTAGACttcagaaataacaaaaaaaagtgaaaatagtgAATagtgaaatataaatacaaaaaatatttacactattttaaatattgtatctGTTTCAGAAGTATTTAGAACTAGTTATTCCTAACCTGTATCAAGGTCATAATCAACATCATCTTTGTGAGACAGGTGATTCTAGGGCtccaactaatgattattttataattgattaagcagaaaattaatttcctgatttcaaaaattatttagCCAACAAAATAACGTGaaataatggggaaaaaaatgctcagcAATATTTTCTAAACAGCTGctaaaacacaaactgtcatGATTGGTAACTCTCTATCTGACATATTTATACGCTGCATTTTGTGCTCATAATCCCAGTTTGTCTTAGGTTTGTGGACGTTTCCTTACAGAAACTTGATGGTTTGAGTGTCAGAGTGTCTGAAAATCTCAAGCTGCAGATGAGCTCAGCAGACTTTGACTGAGCTGAGAAGCTCTGAGTTTGAATTTGAAACTTTGTATTAAGCAGAGTGACAGACAAACAAGCTAAACAAATCTAAGAAAAACGTACTTTGTTGTGCTTTTGCTATCAACATGAAGAATCTTAGGATAATGGTGTGAATGTGACTTTGACTTTAGAGACTTTAGAGTCACCCACAGAGCTGAAAATCGGATTTTACTAATCACTCGATAGACTTGGCTGAAATAATGCAAACAATTAGTCTTTTGCTCCATATACATGtcatataaaatgtcaacaaaataacTATTTGATTTAGTTTGCATCACATGATCATGGCAAAATTAACAACACACCATGTATCACATAATtaattattcttaaaaagactacctgtttaaataaaggattaaagaaagtaaacaaagactCCAGCCAAATATTTTCCATCAAACCCCTCACCCCCCCGGACAGTTAAAAGGTGGTCATAAAAAGTTTGTAGTTTCCTCTGTGGAGGAGAACGGCGGCTGCGGTCACTTTGGATTCATGTCGGTTTCAGTGGATCGTCAAAACTATGGAGTTTGAAACATAATGAGCACATGATGGACTGTGGAGGAGTTTATTTATGCTAGAGGAGTGGTTTGAGACATTTCTATggtcattttggattttttttcatcttactctgtaatggaaaaaatgactaactTGTTATACTTTTAAAGTGTTCATTTTGTGCTTCAAGATCAATTTAAATACAGCACTTTAATGTGGTTGGTAATATTATGATGATCTCTGCTGTTTTAATTAGATTATCAACATTAGTCTTTCAGCTAATCATGATTTAATGTCACTTTAATGCTTCAGGGGTAAAAAGTGAAGCTGTTTCAACTTTAAACCCCTCAAACCTGGCAACTCTGCAAACAGACagattcaacaataaaataataaatataaatattttttaaaaaatactccaaatgtatttgttttgacttCAAAAAGTTTGTGTCCAGGCTGccgttaatttttttgttgatggaATTTGAGGAGACGATTCATTACAAAATTGCCTCAACTTGTGCTCTCAAAgtcaaacttatttatttatgagagcCATGACgctaacttttttaatttaaaaaaaagttagtgtctgggctgctttaaaatttaaagttgaatttgATTTTAGAAGAGAActtcaaaaaattaaagcagCCTGGACGCtgaatttttaaagtaaaaacaaatactttactTACACAATGTCGttctaaaaagaaaaccaaGAGTATGTATTGtacttaaaagaaatattatggGACAAAAtctatgttgctttttttaaaacaatgatgataaaatgatgGATGAACTGTCAAAgttttgtcaaaagaaaaacatactgcAATATGCTTATTGTGTGGtcatataaatatgaatatttctgATTGCTGATATGATGCTCATCATGGTTATGGTTGTGTTTTTAGCTCTACGAGGACAACAGTGACTCAGATGGGTGGGGTCTGTCACACTGAGGTATAAATATTGATCAGACGAGAAAAATCAAATGTTGACTCAGACCGCGATGTCACTTTTATAACACTTTTATGATATGTTTGTTCAGACAATCTAAATTGTTCAGGATTTAGGTTTCCCAAAAACCTCTTTAGACTTTAATGATCTTTTGGGGCAAAGGTCATCTCAGCCTGAAGATGCTTTTTGGAAACTGGGATGTGACCGATTGCACACAACAAAGttcaaacaaatgcaaagaaattaaataacTTTCTCACTCACTCGACTgggaaacttttaaaaatctgctttcTCTAATTGGATTTCCCCAGTTTGGTTTCAAAGTTTTGATGCCCTACATACTGAGTTTTTCTCCCACTGATTAGCTTTTTGTTGCCGTCTTACCGAGCATCTTGCTGAGCACAGCGTTGTGCAGGTCGGGGTTCTGCACGGCCAGTCGCTTCCTCTCATCTTTAGCCCACACCATGAAGGCGTTCATGGGCCTGCGGATCCTCTGCTCGCCCCCCACAGGCTTCCCATCAGCCGTGCCCGCCGACACGCCTCCCGCCTGGCTCAGCTCCGGACTCTGTCCTCCTGAACTGGGCGTCAGAGAAATCCTCGCCTCTGTTCTCCTCACGCTTCCAAGGCCATCAGGAGAGCTGCAGTCCCCAGAGAGGTTCTGTTCAAAGCCCATTTCAGAATCAGAAGCAGGACTCGGGGTCCCGGACGCCCAGGGGCCCCCGAGGGACATCCGTCCGGCATGCAGGAGAGTCTCTCTAGACAAGCTGGACTCGGTTAAATTCATTCCAGGACCGGGCTTGGATTCAACTTTTAGTCCGAGTGGAATTCTGCAAACGTCTGTTTCACTTTGTTGGGTTGCAAAGTTCTGGAAAAAATTTGTAGCTCAAAGTGTTTCAGATGGCAAAGAGAAAGATCAAGAGAGGAATTTGATGGATTTGGAGCACAAATCCCAAAGCAAAGCATCGAGATCTGAGAGGAGGGGGGAAGAcgaggaagaaagagaaaacaaacaagttgtGGTGCAGGATATTCCCCCTGAAAATGATCCACAATGACTCtgcctctttcttttcttcactctttttttttctctctcaaaagACAACAGTTCTTGTTTGGAGTGTGCGGTGCAGCGGTTTGTCCAGAGCTCGATTCCCCTCCGTCACACGGGCCGTCCGActcgctgtctctctgtctgtctgccctgtttgaaagttttgaaacttGTGGCCAGATTTAACCGACCCACGCTGAGTATATATACCCCGCCCTGACCAATCACATAAATATATAGCCGGGGATTTAACCAATGAGACGCCAGGCGGGCGCGAGAGGAAGGgacgaatgtgtgtgtgggagacagAGCGAAGGATGGAGGGGGGGGCAGGTCCAAGCACTGCCtccccctctttcctcctccgCAACCGCCACCCTTTCCTCCCCCCTgaagcctcacacacacacacacacacacacacacacacaccctgtccGCCTGTACAGGGAGATGTAATCAGAGAGGTTCCATTGTTTCTGCCCAACTGAGAATGGagcttctcacacacacacacacacacacacacacacacacaaatacacacattcaaggcacacacacatgcaaactgttgcacacacacatccatgcatGTCTGCACAGATACactctccaacacacacacatgaaaccAGCACACACATCAAAATGAGACGACACATTTGTAATTAAGTCTGCACACAAATGAGAGACGTGCACATATAGAATGTGTTTCTATATGTGTTAGTGTGGGTGCaccgtgcgtgtgtgtgtgtatgtgtgtgtgtgtgtatttgagggCAGAGCAGTGGTAACACAGTCGACCACAGGCCCAACCAAAGTGATTAGTGGCTGAGCTTAACAACAACtaactcagagagagagaagcagtcAGGGGCAGGATGGGGGGGCGGGTGGTGGTGCTGATGGAGGTTCGGGTATATTGTACCcttaaagtaaagttaaaagtttgattggtgcagcagcagccagaTGCTCAAACAAGACAGTGAACTgctctgtgactgtgtgagtATCTGAGCGTAGTGATTAAAATACTGGTTGATGCAAAGGTGTATATTTGTCCCTTAAACAGGATCAAGTGCAACAATTTACGAACTGACTTCTACCACTGACAATAAAAGTTCTGTGATACGTGACAAATAAGTTAATTTACTTACTTGTCATCTGATACCACACAACCTGCAAAACACACGTGTCGCTAATGTAAAGATGCAAATTAAACTGCAGCCTGATCACCCGAGTCAAAATGCCTCATTAGAATTAAGTACGTATAAATTTATGTGGGTGGGGATGCAATATCTCATGTGATTACAACTGTATATGACTGCAGTGTTAATGAGCTACTCAAACACAACGATGTCATGAAATCTGATTTCTTGAAGAAATGATTATGTAAtgtacagaaaattaaaaactgtgcTCACTTAAACAGGAAGCaatcaaaataagaaaatgttttacattttgcgACTCAGAAAGGAAAAGCCAGGGTAGAGAgagaagcaaaagaaaagagccGAGAGAATCAATGGGCAGATTTCTGGCCCAGTCTGCTCTCACGCTCACGCTTTGGCAGCACGCCTGATGTCATTATACAAACATTGAAGCACCCTTTAGCGTCTGTGTGAGACGCACTTTCCAAAACCTCAAATGTAAACCCATTCAtgtcataattacacatttagaGCAACAGGCATAATTTAAAGAGCACAAAAGTCCACGCATGGGCGGAAATGGACGTGGATGGATctaacaagcacaggactttagGCCACGAGACCAGAGCTCGAcagcaacaaacaacatttgTTGCATCATTTGAGCACACTTTGGCAAAAACTGGACCGTCTGCAAATCTGGAGCACTGCTGGAACGTACCGTTTATCCAACAGCTGACAGAGGTGGGATCCGAGGAGGCTGTCAATCAAAACGTGATCTGATCGaccacacagtctggagaaattatcctcaaaatgagctgttttaaaACTAGGTTTAATGTGTCACCACATCCTGAAGAAGGCACAAGCTGATACGCATCGGTTCACTTTTAATGTTTCTAGCCCTATAATTTAAAGGCCTTTTATGCTTTATAAACCATCCTGAGTGCCTGGACCTGGAtcttcactaaaaaaaacactcaactttgatataatatgtgcattcttactatttcaagccATGTTTTTAGAGGCTT
The DNA window shown above is from Plectropomus leopardus isolate mb chromosome 8, YSFRI_Pleo_2.0, whole genome shotgun sequence and carries:
- the sox18 gene encoding transcription factor Sox-18B: MNLTESSLSRETLLHAGRMSLGGPWASGTPSPASDSEMGFEQNLSGDCSSPDGLGSVRRTEARISLTPSSGGQSPELSQAGGVSAGTADGKPVGGEQRIRRPMNAFMVWAKDERKRLAVQNPDLHNAVLSKMLGQSWKALSATDKRPFVEEAERLRVQHLQDHPNYKYRPRRKKTTKKLKRVEPGLLLHSLAQGGAPGLGLGPGAESVTGGSSAYGQLSGHPPHHHHSHHLLHPLGHFRDLGAPGHSELESYGLPTPEMSPLDVLEDGAGESVFFPQHVQEEAGMGGWSGYHHLHHHNQHYSHNYNNHSHHNSLNGAVTHSSGMTLNSSLSPGRSSRVESNMTSSMSSRLNHTSGHHIALRSPVKCPPPLSDSSSPVSYPQPSISLPEPIKSHQTPHQPSGYFGQMYANSAPNAAYYMPSHLGQLSPPPESSPSSCSSSSIPTSTFPPPLHLDPSNPESSCHLGSSSAEFWSEVDRHEFDQYVNVGRTREEAYGRGGSCGGGSKVLSGRSSSSVGSGMNGSILNRDVSSILSGAGGCDEGSSPLISALSDASSAVYYSACITG